TAACAAAGTTGTATTTAATTAATGATTTGTGCTCTTTTCCTACATATCGAATTTGTTCTAGCGTAGCCGTAGCAACGAGTGTGTTACGGTCATAACAGCCAAAGACGATACATGTTGGTAAAGTTTCATCTAAAATGTCATGTATTAAGGTGTCAGTCATAGTTTGACTATAGTGTGAATCTTGAGTGAATTCTTCTTTGACTGTCGAAACGAGTCGTTTATACTCATTAAAATCATCATTTGTTAATGTTTTAATTTTCATTACTGACCTCCTTAATCATTATTAAGAAAGATTTTGTGCAAAAAATTTTCTTAATTACATATTAAAATGTTTATTAAAATTTTGCAATCATTGATTTAAATGCGCATTCTTGTAAATTGAGAATTAATTTAATTAAAATTCTGCTTAAGTTTTTGTTTATTATGAATACGTAGGCGAATAAAACTTCAACTTTCAAATTAATATAAATTGGCAGAAACCTTGATAGTATTGGAACCGGTACCACTTATGGACAAATAAAAATGATCTATTTTTCATTAGAATTAATATGAATTTACTATGTTAATCTTAATGAAAAACCAACCAAAAATCACCTGGAAATTTGGTTGGTAAATGTGAATATTATGTGAAATATTACATTTGAATTTATCTAGCCTAATTTATTAATCAACTATACTTACATTTAAATCAACTTTAACATTTCCATGAATAGCTTTTGAATATGGACAAAACTCATGTGCCATTTGTAAGTATTTTTTAGCTTCATCTTGAGATAATACATTTTTAACTTTAGCTTCTATTGCAACACTTAATTTAGGACTTTCTGAATTTGAATCGTCTTCTAATCTCACAGTTACTGTTACTTCTGGTTTTGCATCACGAATTTTGTGTTGTTTTAAAATTAGGTCAAACGCACCATTGAAACAAGATGCGTATCCTGCTGCAAATAATTGTTCAGGATTTGTTGCTTTTCCATCTGCTTGTGCTGGTGGAATGATATCGACATCTAATGCATGATCATCTGTATAAACATGACCTTTACGACCACCGATATTTGTAGCTTTTGTTTCATAATGAATTGCCATTACTATGACCTCCTATAATAAATTACATTTATGCTTTACCCATATTAATATTAGGTAATCATCATTGATTTTAGTAACGTATCATTGAATGATGAAAAGTAGTTGTTTACAATAAAATATAATGAGCGACTGAAAAGAGGGATTTACCATGAAGACTGTGGAAGTGGTTGCTACTATCGCACCGCAAATTCAAATTGATGAGACTTTACAAAAACAAATAAATAAGCGGAGTGATGTAATTGACATTATTGAACTTCGGATTGACCAACTTGAAAATATTTCAGTTGATGATGTGTCAAGGTTAGTTATAAAACTAAAAACTTTACCAAAAATAAATAAAGTTTTAGTTACATATCGTACAATCAGTCAGGGGGGGAGTGGCGAAATTACAAGTAATTCTTATATGAATTTATTGTCATCCCTGGCAAATGTTAAAGAGATAGATATGGTTGATATTGAATGGGATAAAGATATTGAGCTTGAACGTTTCCAACAAGTCATTAAAAATTTACAAGTACAGGATAAAGAAGTGATCATCTCGCATCATAATTTTAATGAGACACCGTCTTTAGATGAGCTACAATTCATTTATTTTAAAATGCAAAAGTTCAACCCAGAGTATGTAAAGTTAGCAGTTATGCCACGGAATAAAAACGACGTCTTAAATTTATTACAAGCTATGGCTACTTTTTCAGACACGATGAATTGTAAAGTAGTAGGTATATCTATGTCTAAACTCGGATTAATAAGTAGAACAGCACAGGGGGTCTTTGGTGGCGCGTTAACATATGGATGTATAGGAGAACCTCAAGCACCAGGTCAAGTTGATGTGGTTGATTTAAAAGAACAAGTGTCATTATATCAATAAAATGTAAGTCGTTTGCTTTTAAAGATAGGCTGCATTATAATTGAGAAGTATTATCATTGTTCGTGGAGGAGCGATTTTATAATGGAATTACAACAAGCAATAGCTAATAGAAGAAGTGTGAAAAAGTTTAAAAGAGATATGCACATAGATGATGCATTGCTATACCAAGCAATCGAAAAAGCTGCTGATGCTCCAAATCACGGAATGAGGGAACCTTGGAGAGTTGTGCATGTTCCAAAAGATCGATTAGGAGAAATGAGTAAAGATATATCTAAATTTGCATTTCCGAATGAATTAGATAAGCAACAATCTCATTATGATGCAGTAACGAACCTTGGTGGTATGTTATTACTTATTTTAAAAACAGACCCTAGACAACGCCAAAATGATGAAAACTATTTTGCGTTTGGTGCTTATACTCAAAATTTAATGTTATTACTTTATGAAGCGGGAATTGGTACATGCTGGAAATCACCATTATATATTTATGATCCGAAAGTAAGAAAAACATTAGGAATTAAAAAAGATGAAGTTTTAGCTGGATTCTTGTATTTAACAGATTTAGAAGATCATATGCCTAAAGCGCCGCGAAAAAACAGAAATTTAATTACATTATATTAATAAGATGAGATTTAGAAAAAAGCTGAGACACTTTGATGTGCCCTTAAAGTTAGAATTCATACTTTTTAAGGATTCATTACAAAGTTGTCCCAGCTTTTTATTATGTTGTAAATACTGTCAGTATTCAGTAATATTACTATTTAAATGTTTCAGCTAAAAATGATTCCACTTGTTCAGGAGATTTTGCATTAGCTGAATGTAAATGGGCAATTTTGTCACCATTTTTGAATACTAATAAACTAGGGATACCCATGACTTCGTTTTCAACCACTACATCTTCTAATTCATCACGGTTAACGGTATACCATTCGTAGTTATTATATTGTTCTACAATTGGATCAATCCACATATCCATTGCACGACAGTCAGGACACCAGCCTGCTTCAAATTTAACTATCACTGGGTTATCATTGTTAATTACAGATTTGAATTCTTCATTACTTTTAATTGCTTGCATAGTTACAACTCCTCTTGTATGCTTGATAATTTTATTATAGCTAAACTTCTTGTTTATTAAAAAATTTTAGCCTCAAAATAAAAGCCTTTTGCCATGGAAAATGATATATTTATGTTAAATATATAAAGGAGGTAACAGTCGCATGATTAAATTTTATCAATATAAAAATTGTACAACTTGTAAAAAGGCAGCAAAGTTTTTAGATGAATATGGCGTAAGTTATGAACCAATTGATATTGTTCAACATACACCTACAGTAAATGAATTTAAAACAATTATTGCTGAAACAGGTGTTGAGATTAATAAATTATTTAACACACATGGTGCAAAATATCGTGAACTAGACTTAAAAAATAAATTACAAACGTTATCTGACGATGAAAAATTAGAATTGTTATCATCAGACGGGATGTTAGTAAAACGTCCATTAGCTATTTTAGGTGATAAAATTACGTTAGGATTTAAAGAAGATCAATATAAAGAGACTTGGTTATCATAATAATAATGTAATCGTTTACTAAATGTCTCGATATTTAGAATAATTACATGTAAAATGAAAGAGGCTATTCAATTGTTAATTTTTATAAATATAGTTGAATAGCATCTAGCCTTATGGCATCATTAAGGTTGTAAAGAACAATTAGGAGGGGATTCTCTTGGCAGTACCAAATGAATTGAAATATTCAAAAGAGCATGAATGGGTTAAAGTTGAAGGCAACGTTGCAACAATCGGAATCACAGAATATGCGCAAGGCGAGTTAGGTGATATTGTATTTGTTGAATTACCTGAAACTGATGATGAAATTAATGAAGGGGATACGTTTGGTAGCGTAGAATCAGTTAAAACTGTATCAGAATTATATGCGCCAATCTCTGGTAAAGTAGTTGAAGTCAACGAAGAACTAGAAGATAGTCCCGAATTTGTAAATGAATCTCCATACGAAAAAGCATGGATGGTAAAAGTAGAAATTAGTGATGAAAGTCAGATTGAAGCATTATTAACAGCTGAAAAATATGCAGAAATGATTGGTGAATAATCACTACGTAACTCCTTAATTTAATATTGAGGAGTTAATTTTTGGTCTGAGTAAGTAAATAATACGAAATGAAATTTATTAGGTACTATATTT
This is a stretch of genomic DNA from Staphylococcus roterodami. It encodes these proteins:
- a CDS encoding nitroreductase, which gives rise to MELQQAIANRRSVKKFKRDMHIDDALLYQAIEKAADAPNHGMREPWRVVHVPKDRLGEMSKDISKFAFPNELDKQQSHYDAVTNLGGMLLLILKTDPRQRQNDENYFAFGAYTQNLMLLLYEAGIGTCWKSPLYIYDPKVRKTLGIKKDEVLAGFLYLTDLEDHMPKAPRKNRNLITLY
- a CDS encoding organic hydroperoxide resistance protein codes for the protein MAIHYETKATNIGGRKGHVYTDDHALDVDIIPPAQADGKATNPEQLFAAGYASCFNGAFDLILKQHKIRDAKPEVTVTVRLEDDSNSESPKLSVAIEAKVKNVLSQDEAKKYLQMAHEFCPYSKAIHGNVKVDLNVSIVD
- the aroD gene encoding type I 3-dehydroquinate dehydratase; this translates as MKTVEVVATIAPQIQIDETLQKQINKRSDVIDIIELRIDQLENISVDDVSRLVIKLKTLPKINKVLVTYRTISQGGSGEITSNSYMNLLSSLANVKEIDMVDIEWDKDIELERFQQVIKNLQVQDKEVIISHHNFNETPSLDELQFIYFKMQKFNPEYVKLAVMPRNKNDVLNLLQAMATFSDTMNCKVVGISMSKLGLISRTAQGVFGGALTYGCIGEPQAPGQVDVVDLKEQVSLYQ
- a CDS encoding GNAT family N-acetyltransferase; its protein translation is MKIKTLTNDDFNEYKRLVSTVKEEFTQDSHYSQTMTDTLIHDILDETLPTCIVFGCYDRNTLVATATLEQIRYVGKEHKSLIKYNFVNNNDKSINSELINYIISYARQNNYESVLTSIVSNNIGAKVFYSALGFDILGFEKNAIKIGNSYFDEHWLFYDLINK
- the gcvH gene encoding glycine cleavage system protein GcvH — protein: MAVPNELKYSKEHEWVKVEGNVATIGITEYAQGELGDIVFVELPETDDEINEGDTFGSVESVKTVSELYAPISGKVVEVNEELEDSPEFVNESPYEKAWMVKVEISDESQIEALLTAEKYAEMIGE
- a CDS encoding arsenate reductase family protein — translated: MIKFYQYKNCTTCKKAAKFLDEYGVSYEPIDIVQHTPTVNEFKTIIAETGVEINKLFNTHGAKYRELDLKNKLQTLSDDEKLELLSSDGMLVKRPLAILGDKITLGFKEDQYKETWLS
- a CDS encoding thioredoxin family protein produces the protein MQAIKSNEEFKSVINNDNPVIVKFEAGWCPDCRAMDMWIDPIVEQYNNYEWYTVNRDELEDVVVENEVMGIPSLLVFKNGDKIAHLHSANAKSPEQVESFLAETFK